One Treponema pectinovorum DNA segment encodes these proteins:
- a CDS encoding DUF2281 domain-containing protein has protein sequence MPYDTLEKKIELLPAQYQQEVIDFVDFLLTRPHPAKKSIDVAIEELKNGEYDTYSSFDDFLQEIEK, from the coding sequence ATGCCGTATGATACTTTAGAAAAAAAAATAGAATTATTGCCAGCACAGTATCAGCAGGAAGTTATAGATTTTGTAGATTTTTTGCTTACTCGGCCACATCCTGCTAAAAAGTCTATTGATGTTGCTATTGAAGAGCTAAAAAACGGTGAATATGATACATACTCAAGTTTTGATGATTTTTTACAAGAGATTGAAAAATGA
- a CDS encoding DNA alkylation repair protein: protein MKRILETLYKYQDSKIADFNAKLIPNVPRELFIGVRTPMYKKIVKEISLSANDEVSGFMNELPHSFFEENFLHSVFISKIEDFDEWVRACEAFFPFIDNWAVSDSMDSKILKQNHEKLILKIREWILSEKPYTMRIAMLFLKKEFLEEDFKSEYLDWVCDIQSSEYYVNMMRAWLFADALVKQWDCALDFLQKKKLDRWTHNKAIQKARESFRIDSDKKEFLNSLKIKK from the coding sequence ATGAAAAGAATTCTAGAAACCCTTTACAAGTACCAAGATTCTAAAATTGCAGATTTTAATGCAAAACTCATCCCCAATGTTCCTCGCGAATTGTTTATTGGGGTTAGAACTCCTATGTACAAAAAAATTGTCAAAGAAATTTCTTTGTCTGCAAATGACGAAGTCAGCGGTTTTATGAACGAATTGCCACATTCTTTTTTTGAAGAGAATTTTTTGCATTCTGTTTTTATTTCTAAAATCGAAGACTTTGACGAATGGGTGCGTGCTTGCGAGGCTTTTTTCCCTTTTATCGATAATTGGGCTGTAAGCGATAGCATGGATTCTAAAATTCTAAAGCAAAATCACGAAAAGCTTATTTTAAAAATTCGCGAGTGGATTTTAAGCGAAAAGCCTTACACTATGCGAATTGCGATGCTTTTTCTTAAAAAAGAATTTCTTGAAGAAGATTTTAAAAGCGAATACCTTGATTGGGTTTGCGACATTCAAAGTTCTGAATACTATGTGAATATGATGAGGGCTTGGCTTTTTGCGGATGCTCTTGTTAAACAGTGGGATTGTGCTCTTGATTTTTTGCAAAAGAAAAAACTCGACAGGTGGACTCACAACAAAGCGATACAAAAAGCAAGAGAGAGTTTTAGAATTGATTCAGATAAAAAAGAATTCTTGAATTCGCTCAAAATTAAAAAATAG
- a CDS encoding FeoB-associated Cys-rich membrane protein, whose translation MIGTIVISAVLVLIVASIIIKLIVNKKKGKSSCGCGCGCGGGCSSCHAE comes from the coding sequence ATGATAGGAACAATCGTTATAAGCGCAGTATTGGTGCTTATAGTTGCTTCAATAATCATAAAATTGATTGTAAACAAGAAAAAGGGCAAATCGTCTTGTGGCTGCGGATGCGGTTGCGGCGGGGGCTGTTCTTCTTGCCATGCAGAGTAG
- a CDS encoding type II toxin-antitoxin system YafQ family toxin, whose product MKRELHITKSFKTDIKKLNKKEIQDTRNIVLKLQNDEILEKRFKDHALHGNYEGFRECHVHPDLLLVYKKAETNDIYILSLLRINPHANIFDM is encoded by the coding sequence ATGAAGCGTGAACTTCATATTACAAAAAGTTTTAAGACTGACATCAAAAAGTTAAATAAAAAAGAAATACAAGATACTCGCAATATTGTATTAAAACTCCAAAATGATGAAATCCTTGAAAAAAGATTTAAAGACCATGCACTGCACGGAAATTATGAGGGATTTCGAGAATGTCATGTTCATCCAGATTTGCTGTTAGTCTATAAAAAAGCGGAAACAAATGATATTTACATCTTATCTCTGCTTAGAATAAATCCACATGCAAATATATTTGATATGTAA